The following coding sequences lie in one Flagellimonas eckloniae genomic window:
- a CDS encoding lactonase family protein has translation MKFSYLIFSVLLIGCSEKKQMEKMYPLFVGTYTNGDSEGIYKLTFDANTGILSEPKLSAVLPNPSFLEISNDKKYLYSIQETADFNDVNGGISSFELIDGELSHLNTVDVGGAHPCHVTLSDKRQLAASNYTGGSVSIFDLNADGSLKPNPQIIDHKVLDTAKVAHAHKAHFNKDGLFVSDLGLDAIKRYIQNEGSWIPAHQASLDFPDGAGPRHFEFNADGSFLYVINELNATITVLKRDDEGSYNPIQTENTLAPDWEGVKSCADIHLSPDGRFLYGSNRGENTIVIFSVDQATGKISLTGRESVHGDWPRNFSIDPSGNFVLVANQRSNNITVFKRDVENGTMEFLSETKLSSPVCLEFLN, from the coding sequence ATGAAGTTTTCGTATTTAATTTTTAGTGTTCTTTTGATCGGTTGTTCAGAAAAGAAACAAATGGAAAAGATGTATCCATTATTTGTGGGAACCTATACCAATGGGGATAGCGAAGGTATTTATAAGTTGACTTTTGATGCCAATACAGGAATTTTAAGTGAACCAAAACTTTCAGCAGTTTTGCCCAATCCTTCGTTTTTGGAGATATCAAACGATAAAAAATATTTGTATTCAATTCAAGAAACTGCGGATTTTAATGACGTAAATGGAGGTATTTCTTCTTTTGAATTAATTGATGGGGAATTATCACATTTGAATACAGTCGATGTAGGCGGGGCTCACCCTTGTCACGTAACCTTGTCCGATAAGAGGCAACTGGCCGCTTCAAACTATACAGGGGGTAGTGTTTCTATTTTTGATTTGAATGCTGATGGAAGTTTAAAGCCCAATCCACAAATTATTGACCATAAAGTGTTGGATACTGCTAAGGTAGCTCATGCCCACAAGGCACATTTCAATAAAGATGGATTATTTGTTTCTGATTTAGGGCTGGATGCAATAAAAAGATATATTCAGAATGAGGGCTCATGGATACCTGCACATCAAGCTTCATTGGATTTTCCAGATGGCGCCGGGCCACGTCATTTTGAGTTTAATGCAGACGGAAGTTTCCTTTATGTAATCAATGAACTAAATGCTACTATTACTGTTTTAAAAAGGGATGATGAGGGGAGTTATAACCCAATTCAAACCGAAAATACCTTGGCACCCGATTGGGAAGGTGTAAAATCCTGCGCAGATATTCATTTATCTCCGGACGGACGGTTTTTATACGGCTCAAACCGAGGTGAAAATACCATTGTTATATTCTCGGTTGATCAGGCAACGGGAAAAATCAGCCTGACTGGTCGTGAATCTGTTCATGGAGATTGGCCCAGAAATTTCTCGATTGACCCTAGCGGTAATTTTGTGTTAGTTGCTAACCAAAGAAGCAATAACATTACCGTATTTAAACGAGATGTTGAAAACGGTACAATGGAATTTTTAAGTGAAACTAAATTATCCAGTCCTGTTTGTCTTGAGTTTTTGAATTGA
- a CDS encoding PQQ-dependent sugar dehydrogenase produces MKNLIVAFIVLLIGCSEKQSTIPSLPTKEIVMDGLNHPWSMAFLSNEEALVSEKDGHLLRINLNSKEKRIIKGFPTDLTDSIRAIHFGDNSGIFEVLIDPDFTSDPWVYVSYAAKVPGKGTTTKIVRAQLKNDSLLQHQTLLEANPFTKEYYHYGGGMTFGPDGKLYITIGERLYWEKDEPEIPIAQDVSDKRGKIYRINPDGSIPDDNPDFGPNAVPGLYAMGIRAAQGITVEPKTGNIWFSEHGTIQGDEINILKARANYGWPNVTSGKLRSQDYTPPKFEGVTFTPPVWFWQHTVAPTGLTFYTGNEFPQWENNLIVPGLSRGSLWRFRIESEIIKSAEELFIDDRVRIRKVRQSPDGKLYILTDEDNGKLIQIKAQ; encoded by the coding sequence ATGAAAAACTTGATAGTTGCTTTTATAGTTCTTTTGATCGGTTGTTCAGAAAAGCAATCAACAATACCATCTTTACCGACCAAGGAAATTGTAATGGACGGGCTCAACCATCCTTGGAGCATGGCCTTCTTATCCAATGAAGAAGCTTTGGTTTCCGAAAAAGACGGACATCTTCTACGCATCAATCTTAACTCAAAAGAAAAACGAATCATCAAAGGGTTTCCAACGGATTTAACCGATAGCATACGTGCCATTCACTTTGGCGACAATTCAGGAATTTTTGAGGTGCTTATTGATCCTGATTTTACTAGTGACCCATGGGTATATGTTTCATACGCCGCCAAAGTACCAGGGAAAGGAACAACTACCAAAATAGTTCGCGCACAGCTAAAGAACGATTCCCTTCTCCAGCATCAAACTCTTCTTGAGGCAAATCCCTTTACAAAAGAATACTATCATTATGGTGGCGGTATGACCTTTGGGCCAGATGGCAAACTATACATCACCATTGGTGAGCGCCTCTATTGGGAAAAAGATGAGCCTGAAATACCAATTGCACAAGATGTGTCTGATAAAAGAGGAAAGATATATCGCATTAATCCTGATGGGAGTATTCCAGACGATAACCCAGATTTTGGTCCAAATGCCGTGCCCGGTTTATATGCAATGGGTATACGAGCAGCACAAGGAATAACTGTAGAACCTAAAACGGGTAATATTTGGTTTAGCGAACATGGTACTATTCAAGGTGATGAAATCAATATTCTCAAAGCTAGAGCAAATTACGGGTGGCCCAATGTAACCTCTGGAAAATTGCGTAGTCAAGATTATACTCCACCAAAATTTGAAGGCGTGACCTTTACACCTCCTGTTTGGTTTTGGCAACATACCGTAGCTCCCACAGGACTTACATTCTATACTGGCAACGAATTCCCCCAATGGGAGAATAATTTAATTGTTCCCGGTTTATCCCGTGGAAGTCTATGGCGATTTCGCATTGAAAGTGAAATTATCAAAAGTGCCGAAGAACTATTCATCGACGACCGTGTTCGTATACGTAAAGTAAGACAAAGCCCAGATGGAAAATTATATATCCTTACCGATGAGGATAATGGAAAACTTATTCAAATTAAAGCACAATAA
- a CDS encoding SPFH domain-containing protein encodes MDIFSKIKEKLTHEFIDIIEWLDYTDDTIAHRFERYQNEIKNGAKLIVREGQTAVFINEGQLADVFKPGTYDLTTQNLPILATLKGWKYGFNSPFKAEVYFVNTHLFTDEKWGTKSPITLSDDRFGLVEIRAFGTYAFKISDAGKFITDIVGTDNNFTNFEINEHLKSLIATRFTDTVGEANLPIELYAANTSELSETCQDVMKPEFLSVGISLEKFYIENVSMPEDLKKEIFEYSRIDKLDLDKLTKFKTAKAIEAAAKNEGGTAGAGMGMGMGFVLAQQMGGMMSPQMGGVQQIQQPGVTVPPPMPTAVQYFYASNGTQQGPVSFEQLQALFAGRTVNRDSLVWKQGMAAWTALKDVEELKSFLGGNTPPPLPNN; translated from the coding sequence ATGGATATTTTTAGCAAGATCAAAGAGAAACTCACACATGAGTTTATTGATATTATTGAATGGCTCGACTATACTGATGACACCATTGCCCATAGATTTGAGCGTTATCAAAATGAAATAAAGAATGGGGCCAAGCTTATTGTAAGGGAAGGGCAGACCGCTGTTTTTATAAACGAAGGTCAATTGGCAGATGTATTTAAACCAGGCACTTATGACCTAACTACACAAAACCTCCCCATTTTAGCAACCCTAAAGGGTTGGAAATATGGTTTTAATTCTCCCTTTAAAGCTGAGGTCTATTTTGTGAACACCCATCTTTTTACCGATGAAAAGTGGGGCACCAAAAGCCCAATCACTTTAAGCGATGATCGTTTTGGCTTAGTGGAGATCAGAGCTTTTGGTACTTATGCCTTTAAAATTTCGGATGCCGGAAAATTTATTACGGACATTGTTGGAACCGATAACAACTTCACCAATTTTGAAATCAATGAACATCTAAAAAGTTTGATTGCAACCCGATTCACGGATACCGTCGGCGAAGCCAATTTGCCCATAGAATTGTATGCCGCAAATACTTCTGAACTTTCAGAAACTTGTCAAGACGTCATGAAACCAGAATTCCTTTCTGTAGGGATTTCCTTGGAGAAATTCTATATCGAGAACGTCTCCATGCCCGAAGACCTCAAAAAAGAAATCTTTGAGTACAGCCGTATTGATAAGTTGGATTTGGACAAATTGACCAAGTTTAAAACTGCAAAAGCTATTGAGGCAGCAGCCAAGAATGAAGGTGGTACCGCCGGAGCTGGTATGGGAATGGGAATGGGTTTTGTATTGGCTCAACAAATGGGTGGCATGATGAGCCCCCAAATGGGTGGCGTTCAACAAATTCAGCAGCCAGGAGTAACAGTTCCTCCACCAATGCCAACTGCAGTTCAGTATTTCTATGCTTCAAATGGAACGCAACAAGGACCAGTGTCTTTTGAGCAATTACAGGCTCTTTTTGCGGGGCGTACCGTTAATAGAGACAGTTTGGTTTGGAAACAAGGCATGGCAGCTTGGACCGCCTTGAAGGATGTTGAGGAATTAAAATCGTTTTTAGGGGGAAATACCCCACCACCGTTGCCAAACAATTAA
- a CDS encoding helix-turn-helix domain-containing protein, whose protein sequence is MNTDVLILVLSSLGVAQALFLSFYLLTLKKGNRNANIFLGLAIFGLTMRIGKSILNVHLNLDPWQRNLGLSGILLTGPFLWFYGKALLDAQKKFVLKDYIHIVPFVLFAFLCAIIPNDGRPISYAIYLTVFAHLATYVVFSSQVFYKHRTKVHPQRASWYRNLVIGVALIWLFYMGHLAGLFSLYIGGAVFFSVLIYIFSFLFLQKHAFQLGKYNASSLNKSASEELLHSIKNLFEQEQVFLDNTISLETVAEKLHASPRKLSQAINENENKNFSEFVNGYRIEKAKKLLADSDYNKEKIVAIAYDCGFSNATSFNLAFKARTQLTPSQYRKEFGTV, encoded by the coding sequence GTGAATACGGATGTCTTAATTTTGGTTTTAAGTTCTTTGGGCGTTGCGCAAGCGCTCTTTCTTTCTTTTTACCTTCTAACCCTAAAAAAGGGAAACAGAAATGCCAACATTTTTTTGGGGCTGGCTATTTTTGGATTGACCATGCGAATAGGCAAGTCCATACTTAATGTGCATTTGAATTTAGACCCTTGGCAACGCAATTTGGGCCTATCCGGTATTTTGTTGACTGGTCCCTTTTTGTGGTTTTATGGTAAAGCATTATTGGACGCTCAAAAAAAATTCGTTCTAAAGGATTACATCCATATTGTTCCATTTGTTTTATTTGCCTTTTTATGTGCCATTATTCCTAACGATGGTCGTCCAATCTCTTATGCTATTTATCTTACAGTATTTGCACATTTGGCAACTTATGTTGTTTTCTCTTCTCAGGTATTCTATAAGCATAGAACAAAAGTGCATCCGCAGCGGGCTTCTTGGTACAGAAATCTGGTTATAGGAGTTGCCTTAATCTGGCTTTTTTACATGGGTCACCTTGCAGGGTTGTTCTCCCTTTACATAGGTGGTGCTGTTTTTTTCTCTGTATTGATTTATATTTTCTCTTTTCTTTTTTTGCAGAAACATGCTTTTCAATTGGGAAAGTACAATGCCTCTTCTTTGAACAAATCTGCTTCGGAGGAGCTTTTGCATTCCATAAAAAATCTTTTTGAACAAGAACAGGTTTTCCTTGATAATACTATTTCACTTGAAACTGTAGCGGAAAAATTACATGCCTCACCCAGAAAACTGTCTCAGGCCATAAATGAAAATGAGAACAAGAATTTCTCAGAATTTGTGAATGGCTATCGCATTGAAAAAGCCAAAAAACTGTTGGCTGATTCGGATTACAATAAGGAGAAAATAGTAGCCATAGCCTACGATTGTGGTTTCAGTAATGCCACATCCTTTAACTTGGCTTTTAAAGCCAGAACCCAATTAACACCTTCGCAATACCGAAAAGAATTTGGAACAGTCTAG
- a CDS encoding nuclear transport factor 2 family protein, which yields MKTQFLTITLLFLSLSLSAQSEEEEIKQTLQNYIDGSSYNNQELIQSAFYKGADLFLSKKDQELWVLSPEEYANLFKNREQGKFNGRVGKILNVDYANNIASAKAEILIPKQNLKFIDIFLLKKLDGKWKIISKAATLITE from the coding sequence ATGAAAACACAATTCTTGACTATTACACTTTTGTTCCTATCACTTTCTTTATCAGCACAGTCTGAAGAAGAGGAAATTAAACAAACATTACAGAACTATATTGATGGTTCATCGTATAACAACCAAGAACTTATTCAATCAGCATTTTATAAAGGCGCCGATTTGTTCCTTTCCAAAAAAGACCAAGAGTTATGGGTTTTATCCCCTGAGGAATATGCAAACCTATTTAAGAATAGAGAACAAGGAAAGTTCAATGGAAGGGTTGGAAAAATTCTGAATGTGGATTATGCAAACAATATAGCATCCGCTAAAGCTGAAATCCTGATTCCTAAACAGAATCTAAAGTTTATAGACATCTTCCTATTGAAAAAACTTGATGGTAAATGGAAAATCATCAGCAAAGCGGCAACTTTAATAACTGAATAA
- a CDS encoding WD40/YVTN/BNR-like repeat-containing protein — protein sequence MKQLLSKAGLLLLALCLFTPIAEAQRRNKSSQTAPEYPEELYSSLEYRLVGPFRGGRSAAVTGVPGEPNLFYFGATGGGVWKTLDGGRSWENISDGYFGGSIGAVEVAKSDPNIIYAGGGEKTLRGNVSSGYGIWKTEDAGKTWTSAGLKNSRHVPRIRIHPTDYNTVFAAVLGNIYKPTNERGVYKSIDGGKTWKQVLFVNDQSGAVDLTFDPNNPRILYASTWRAKRTPYSLSSGGDGSALWKSTDSGETWMEISKNEGFPKDTLGIIGVTVSPKNSDRVWAIIENKEKGGLYRSDDGGKKWTRVNEERKLRQRAWYYTRVYADTEDEDVVYVLNVRYHKSTDGGKTFNTFNAPHGDHHDLWISPENSKRMIIGDDGGAQISYDGGETWSTYYNQPTAQFYRVTTDNAFPYRIYVAQQDNSTIRINHRSDGGFIGEDDWEPTAGGESAHIAVDPTNNDIVYGGSYGGFLTRVNHKNNTVRGVNVWPDNPMGYGAEGMKYRFQWNFPIIFSKHDPKKLYTFSNHVHLSTNEGQSWELLSGDLTRNDPNKLVSSGGPITQDNTGVEYYCTIFAANESPIKEGLLWVGSDDGLIHVTKDGGANWENVTPPNMPEWNMINSIEPSAFDEGTCYVAATRYKLGDFQPYLYKTTDYGKTWYKITNGINNEHFTRVLREDPKVKGLLYAGTETGMYISFNDGKSWQKFQLNLPIVPITDLTIKNNNLIVATQGRSLWVIDDLTVLHQLDVSKKSSNAILYQPNDSYRTKGTAAKKPSKTEGQNHPNGVVTHFYLKDFTEKDSVAVTYTKMNGDTLAGYSNFSKDKKKKIKIKKGGNTHVWDTRGKGAEKLEGMILWWANLGGAKAVPGNYQVHLNVNGDNQSKEFNILLDPRAEVSVTDMQKQYDFISDINETVDLAHKSIKKIRKINTKLDAFVKQYKDNGQTTDLVEKAKKMKEDFGEIEKALYQTKNRSNQDPLNFPIRLTNKLGHLNSLVSIDDFPPTEQDIAVKNELSSKIKTQLTAFDALIEKEMKEFNTEFNGLRLDYLSIEE from the coding sequence ATGAAACAACTACTTTCCAAAGCCGGCTTGTTATTGCTGGCACTATGCCTTTTTACCCCTATAGCAGAGGCTCAACGACGCAATAAATCTTCACAAACAGCTCCTGAATATCCAGAAGAACTCTATTCCAGTTTGGAGTACCGTTTGGTAGGGCCATTTCGAGGTGGGCGTTCTGCCGCAGTAACTGGAGTTCCAGGAGAACCGAATCTTTTTTATTTTGGAGCCACTGGAGGCGGTGTTTGGAAAACATTGGATGGTGGCCGTAGCTGGGAGAATATTTCCGATGGCTATTTTGGAGGAAGTATTGGCGCTGTTGAGGTGGCCAAAAGTGACCCTAATATAATTTATGCTGGAGGTGGAGAAAAAACACTTCGTGGAAATGTATCCAGTGGTTACGGTATATGGAAGACCGAGGACGCTGGCAAAACATGGACTTCGGCGGGGCTTAAAAACAGTCGTCATGTACCACGAATTCGAATCCATCCAACAGACTATAACACAGTATTCGCAGCTGTTCTGGGGAATATCTACAAACCTACCAATGAACGCGGAGTGTATAAAAGTATTGATGGTGGAAAAACATGGAAGCAAGTCTTGTTCGTAAATGATCAATCTGGGGCCGTGGATTTAACCTTTGACCCTAACAACCCAAGAATACTTTATGCATCCACATGGCGAGCCAAAAGAACACCGTATAGCTTGAGCAGTGGGGGCGATGGATCCGCACTTTGGAAGAGCACTGATAGTGGGGAAACGTGGATGGAAATTTCAAAAAATGAAGGCTTTCCAAAGGACACTTTAGGAATTATTGGTGTTACCGTGTCACCAAAAAACAGTGACAGGGTTTGGGCCATTATTGAAAACAAGGAAAAAGGAGGGCTGTACCGTTCTGATGATGGGGGTAAAAAATGGACACGTGTCAATGAAGAACGAAAACTAAGACAGCGGGCCTGGTACTATACCCGAGTATATGCGGATACCGAAGATGAAGATGTGGTTTATGTTCTCAACGTACGCTATCACAAATCTACAGACGGGGGTAAAACCTTTAATACCTTTAATGCACCCCATGGAGATCATCATGATCTTTGGATTTCCCCAGAGAATTCAAAACGGATGATTATAGGTGATGATGGTGGAGCACAGATCAGCTATGACGGTGGTGAAACCTGGAGCACCTATTACAACCAACCAACAGCCCAGTTTTATCGAGTAACAACAGATAATGCTTTTCCGTATCGGATTTATGTGGCACAGCAAGATAATTCTACCATAAGAATTAATCATCGTAGCGATGGCGGTTTTATTGGTGAAGACGATTGGGAACCAACAGCTGGGGGAGAATCGGCTCATATTGCTGTAGACCCAACAAACAATGATATTGTGTATGGAGGTAGTTATGGCGGATTTTTAACAAGAGTAAACCATAAGAATAATACCGTTAGGGGAGTTAATGTATGGCCAGACAACCCAATGGGATATGGAGCCGAAGGCATGAAATATCGCTTTCAGTGGAATTTTCCAATCATTTTTAGTAAGCATGACCCTAAAAAACTGTATACGTTTTCCAACCATGTACATTTAAGCACTAATGAAGGGCAAAGTTGGGAATTGCTCAGTGGTGACCTGACACGAAATGATCCGAACAAACTGGTTAGCAGTGGAGGTCCAATTACGCAAGACAATACAGGAGTGGAATATTATTGTACCATTTTCGCCGCTAATGAAAGTCCCATAAAAGAGGGATTGCTTTGGGTAGGGAGTGACGATGGGCTGATACACGTGACCAAAGATGGTGGGGCAAATTGGGAAAATGTTACTCCACCCAATATGCCCGAGTGGAATATGATTAACAGTATAGAACCTTCAGCTTTTGATGAAGGTACTTGCTATGTTGCAGCAACACGATATAAATTGGGGGACTTTCAACCTTACCTTTACAAGACTACAGATTATGGCAAGACATGGTATAAAATAACGAACGGTATAAATAACGAACACTTTACACGAGTGCTTCGGGAAGACCCAAAAGTAAAGGGCCTATTGTATGCAGGAACTGAAACGGGAATGTATATTTCTTTTAATGATGGCAAAAGCTGGCAAAAATTTCAGTTGAATTTACCCATAGTTCCCATTACGGATTTAACCATTAAGAACAACAATTTGATTGTGGCTACCCAAGGGCGAAGTTTATGGGTCATTGATGATTTAACGGTTTTACATCAGTTAGATGTCTCCAAGAAGAGTTCCAATGCCATTTTATATCAACCTAATGACAGCTATAGAACCAAAGGTACTGCTGCTAAGAAACCTTCAAAAACGGAGGGTCAAAATCACCCAAATGGAGTTGTCACCCATTTTTACCTTAAAGATTTTACAGAAAAGGATAGTGTTGCTGTTACCTATACCAAAATGAATGGAGATACTTTGGCGGGCTACAGTAATTTTTCGAAAGACAAGAAGAAAAAAATAAAAATAAAAAAAGGAGGGAACACACATGTTTGGGATACGCGTGGTAAGGGAGCAGAAAAATTGGAGGGCATGATACTTTGGTGGGCCAATTTAGGTGGAGCAAAGGCGGTCCCAGGTAACTACCAGGTTCATTTAAATGTGAATGGGGACAATCAATCCAAAGAATTTAATATTCTCCTAGATCCTAGGGCCGAGGTTTCTGTTACCGATATGCAAAAGCAATATGATTTTATTTCAGACATTAATGAAACCGTGGATCTAGCGCATAAATCCATAAAAAAGATTAGGAAAATCAATACGAAACTAGATGCTTTTGTAAAACAATATAAGGACAATGGGCAAACTACAGATTTAGTGGAAAAGGCAAAAAAAATGAAAGAGGATTTTGGTGAGATAGAAAAAGCCTTGTATCAAACCAAGAACCGTAGCAATCAAGACCCACTTAATTTTCCAATTCGGTTGACAAACAAGCTGGGGCACCTCAACAGTTTGGTCTCCATTGATGATTTTCCACCAACAGAACAAGATATCGCGGTGAAAAATGAACTTTCATCCAAAATAAAAACACAACTAACTGCTTTTGATGCCTTAATAGAAAAAGAGATGAAGGAGTTTAATACCGAGTTTAATGGTTTACGCTTGGATTATTTAAGTATTGAGGAATAA
- a CDS encoding SMP-30/gluconolactonase/LRE family protein encodes MGNYNFLESKLWFFGICFISILISNHKCYGQGNTHITTLHFEKDLIPEGIAIDTKTKKVYINSLKHNKIVRCNLDGSDPEDFIIENEHGYLSGFGMTIKGDTLFALGNSLPKADNKSILLLLNTLTGDLIKSYSIDNSEFIYLNDIAISDEGTVFITDSESNNIYTINKEEDNLEIFLSHDNLKHSNGIAISSNDKYLYFASYASGLRILDIASKKLVNPPNNYKGVDGLKFYKNKLIAIINGKRDQTQNGVYQFQLTTKGTAIESKEKIWELKNETDIPTTFDIENDVLYFIADSQMDQMNQEANTIQDESKLEDYSLIIKSLKPKVQAKNYCTEIGRFDLLIDADEVAGSYLLIHKDALGGVWGRLKGNVMNGRWHDADGKGDIIITFTEDFSFFTADYRSDDEPEKWHKDSWHGALRPDTGTSFDFNNKTYQCE; translated from the coding sequence ATGGGGAATTATAATTTTTTGGAATCTAAACTCTGGTTTTTTGGAATTTGCTTTATATCTATATTAATTTCCAACCATAAATGTTATGGTCAAGGGAACACTCATATTACAACACTTCATTTTGAAAAAGACCTTATTCCAGAAGGTATTGCCATCGATACAAAAACCAAAAAGGTATATATCAATAGTCTTAAGCACAACAAAATTGTGCGTTGTAATCTGGATGGCAGCGATCCAGAAGATTTCATCATTGAAAATGAACATGGGTATTTATCCGGTTTTGGAATGACCATTAAGGGTGATACGCTTTTTGCTTTAGGCAACAGTTTGCCCAAAGCAGATAACAAGTCGATTCTTTTACTTTTGAATACCCTCACAGGTGATTTAATCAAATCATATTCCATTGATAATTCAGAGTTTATTTATTTAAATGATATTGCCATAAGTGATGAAGGAACGGTATTTATTACTGATTCAGAAAGTAACAACATCTATACCATCAACAAAGAAGAAGATAACCTAGAAATCTTTTTAAGCCATGACAACCTTAAACATAGCAATGGCATTGCTATCTCCTCCAATGATAAATACCTCTATTTCGCTTCCTATGCTAGTGGACTAAGAATTCTAGATATCGCTTCAAAAAAACTGGTGAATCCTCCTAACAATTATAAAGGTGTTGATGGATTGAAATTTTATAAAAACAAGCTCATCGCCATAATAAACGGCAAACGAGATCAAACCCAAAATGGCGTATATCAATTTCAACTCACTACAAAGGGTACCGCGATTGAAAGCAAAGAGAAAATATGGGAGCTTAAAAACGAAACGGACATCCCAACCACCTTTGATATTGAAAACGATGTTCTGTATTTTATTGCTGACTCCCAAATGGACCAAATGAACCAAGAAGCCAATACAATACAGGATGAATCTAAGTTGGAAGATTATTCGTTGATCATAAAATCATTGAAACCTAAGGTACAGGCCAAAAACTATTGCACTGAAATTGGCAGGTTTGATTTGCTCATTGATGCGGATGAAGTGGCCGGCTCCTATTTATTGATTCATAAAGATGCTTTGGGTGGTGTTTGGGGGCGACTAAAGGGTAATGTAATGAACGGAAGATGGCATGACGCTGATGGAAAAGGGGATATCATCATCACCTTTACGGAAGACTTCTCTTTTTTTACCGCTGATTATAGAAGCGATGATGAGCCTGAAAAATGGCACAAAGATTCATGGCATGGCGCTCTTAGGCCAGATACCGGTACTTCGTTTGATTTCAATAATAAAACCTATCAATGCGAATAG
- a CDS encoding serine hydrolase domain-containing protein: MKNIGVSLLKLFLLLSSIYGFSQDKSGDLEKAIDNLFSSYTTETPGVAVAIVKDTTIVFKKGYGQATLEYDIPITPKTIFHVASVSKQFTAFAIYLLEKKGKLSFEDDVRTYLPELPDYHKIIRIKHLLSHTSGLRDQWALLTLAGWSLEDVITTEQILGLAYNQKGLNFESGTAFGYCNTGYTILAKIVEKISGQSFAVFTKQNIFQPLKMGNTQFYDDYQKVVENRAYSYEIKNGNYIKKELNYSNVGPTSLFTTVEDLAKWANNFDNPIVGDIDLFKEFNKVSNLENGNAVIYRQTKKDTLYHAKGQLIWKYKDHKLISHGGHDAGFRAFLARFPEDDWKIITLSNDEHYNILKNGFQIADLFLGKRQAENYLEKPLQQPKAEVRPKFTSNFKEFKGLYASNELQTSYEIDIENNMLVLKHHRLGNMKLTQTGEADFIGNNYFNFQLTFLKEAEKVIGFSISNFGVKNLLVNKISD; the protein is encoded by the coding sequence ATGAAAAATATTGGTGTTTCCCTTTTAAAGCTTTTTTTGCTATTATCATCTATCTATGGATTCTCTCAAGACAAAAGTGGAGATTTAGAAAAGGCAATTGATAATTTATTTAGTTCTTATACAACAGAAACTCCAGGAGTAGCTGTGGCCATCGTCAAAGACACTACTATTGTATTCAAAAAGGGATATGGTCAAGCCACATTAGAGTATGACATTCCCATAACACCAAAAACAATTTTTCATGTCGCATCTGTTTCTAAACAGTTTACCGCATTTGCTATTTACCTTTTAGAGAAGAAGGGTAAGCTATCATTTGAAGATGATGTTCGAACATACTTGCCCGAATTACCTGATTACCACAAAATCATCCGTATCAAACATCTGCTCTCACATACGAGTGGATTGCGAGACCAATGGGCCTTATTGACATTGGCAGGATGGTCACTCGAAGATGTAATCACCACTGAACAAATCTTGGGTTTGGCCTATAACCAAAAAGGTTTAAACTTTGAATCAGGTACTGCCTTTGGTTATTGTAATACTGGATATACTATACTTGCTAAAATAGTAGAAAAAATTAGTGGGCAATCTTTTGCAGTATTTACAAAACAAAACATCTTTCAACCTCTTAAAATGGGTAATACCCAGTTTTATGATGATTATCAAAAAGTGGTGGAAAACAGAGCATATTCTTATGAAATAAAGAATGGGAATTATATCAAAAAAGAACTGAATTACTCAAATGTTGGACCAACAAGCCTCTTTACAACCGTTGAAGATTTAGCGAAATGGGCCAATAATTTTGACAATCCCATCGTTGGAGACATCGATTTATTCAAAGAATTCAACAAGGTTTCTAACTTAGAAAATGGCAATGCTGTTATCTATAGACAAACCAAAAAAGATACACTTTACCATGCAAAAGGACAATTAATTTGGAAATACAAAGATCACAAACTCATCAGTCATGGTGGGCATGATGCAGGTTTTAGAGCTTTCTTGGCCCGTTTTCCTGAAGATGACTGGAAAATAATCACCCTTAGTAATGATGAACATTACAACATTCTAAAAAATGGATTTCAAATTGCAGATTTGTTTTTAGGCAAAAGGCAAGCCGAAAATTATCTTGAAAAACCATTGCAACAGCCGAAAGCAGAAGTAAGGCCTAAATTCACAAGTAATTTTAAAGAATTTAAAGGTCTATACGCCAGTAATGAGCTTCAAACGAGCTATGAAATAGACATTGAAAATAATATGCTCGTACTCAAACACCACAGATTGGGAAATATGAAATTGACACAAACTGGTGAGGCTGATTTTATAGGAAACAATTATTTTAATTTTCAGCTCACTTTTCTTAAAGAAGCAGAAAAAGTGATTGGTTTTTCAATTTCCAATTTCGGGGTCAAAAACCTTTTGGTCAATAAAATTAGCGACTAG